CTGGCCCGGGCCGACTTCTTCGTCACCCCCGAGCTGGACGTCTACCTCAACGAGATCAACACGATGCCCGGGTTCACCCCGACGTCGATGTTCCCCCGGATGTGGACGGCCTCCGGTCTGGAGTACCCCAAGCTTGTCAACCGGCTGATCCGTACCGCCCAGCGGCGGGGCGTCGGCCTGCACTGAGCCGCCGGTCCCGACGCGCGGCCCGGCAGACGGGCCGCGCGTCAGCGGATCAGCGCGGGCCGCGCGTCAGCGGATCAGCGCTGGCAGCCGGCGGGGATGGCGCCGCCCGAGGGCACCGACGCCACGATCGCGCTGGAGATCGGCGAAGCCCACTGCAACGGCTGCTCGTACGACCGCGGGATCCGGACGGTGACAGGCGTCTCCCGGTCGACTGTGGTGAGCACTGTCACGTCCGTCTGCTCGACGGGGTGCCAGCACACCCGGTTGACCATCCAGACCTCGTCGGTGGCCGGGAAGGTCGGCTCGGTTCCCCCACAGGCCACGGTGAGCGCGGGGTCGCCGTACGCGGCGTTCTGTTCCGGACCGGCGGTGACCGGGCGCTGGGCCCGATCACGGATGGTCTGCGGCAGCTGGGACAGCAGCGCGCGGCAGACCGTGGCCGGACGCTCGGCCAGCGCCGGGGCGGCCATCTCCACCGGAGCGGTGGACTGCGCCCGTGTGGTGCTCGCCGACGGGCTCGGTGCGGCGGCCGGCGTGTCCGGGGCGAGCTTGGCGAAGGCCAGCACGGCGACCAGCAGTGTGATCGGCAGGGCGATCAACGTGGCCAGCAGGGCGGCGCCCCGGATGGTCCGGTCCCGCCCGGCCGGCGCGTCGGCGCCCGGGTCGGCGCTCTCGCGGATACCGTCGGCCGGCTCGGGCGTCCCGTCAGCCGGCTCGCGCTTCCCGTCGTCGTCCAGAGCAGCCGAGGAGGTCGTCATCTCGTCCACTTACAGCCGCACCACCGAACACGTGAGGGTGCGGGTGATGCCGGGCACCATCTGCACCTTGCTGACGATGAGTTTCCCAAGCTCGTCGACGGTGTTCGCCTCGGTGAGGACGACCACGTCGTACGGCCCGGTGACGGCGTCGACGCGTACCACGCCGGCGATGTCCGCGATGAGACCCGCCACGTCACGTGCGCGGCCGACCTCGGTCTGGATGAGGATGTACGCCTGTACCACGACTCGACCTCCGTCCGTCGCCGCCCGGGAGCGGCCCGAAGGGTGAAACTACCTTACGGACCAGGTCTGATCCCTATCGGTGGTCAAGGAGCAGCGGTGAGCGAGCGCGGCGGTGCCGGGCAGTACGGGCCGAACGCCGGCGGTGGCGCCAGCGTGGCCGGGATCGGCGAGTTCGGGCTGATCGGGCGGGTCACCGCCCGGTTGGCGATGGGCCCGACGACTCTGCTCGGCCCGGGTGACGACGCGGCGGTGGTGGCCGCGCCGGACGCCCGGGTGGTCGCCTGCACGGACGTGCTTGTCGACGGGCGGCACTTCCGGCGGGACTGGTGCTCGGCTGCCGACGTCGGTCACCGGGCCGCGGCGGCCAACCTGGCCGACATCGCGGCGATGGGCGCCACTCCGACAGCCCTGCTGGTCGCCCTGTGCATGCCCGCCGACCTGGAGACGAGCTGGGCGGAGGGCCTGGCCGACGGGCTGGCGGCGGAGGCAGCCACGGTCGGCGCGAGCGTGGTCGGCGGGGACATGTCGGCGAGCCCGACCCTGACCATCGCGGTCACCGCGCTGGGCGACCTCGGCGGCCGGGCGCCCGTGGTGCGCTCCGGCGCCCGCCCGGGGGACGTGCTGGCCCTGGCCGGCCGCATCGGGTACGCGGCGGCCGGGCTGACCGTGCTCACCCGGGGCTTCCGCACCCCCCGACTGCTGGTCGAGGCGTACCGGCGGCCGCAGGTCGCCTACCCGGCCGGGCCGCAGGCCGCCCTGCTCGGCGCGACCTCGATGATCGACGTCTCGGACGGGCTCCTCGCCGACCTCGGGCACGTGGCGGAGGCAAGCGGTGTGGGGATCGACGTGCGCCGCGACGCGTTCGAGGTGCCCCGGCAGATGGCCGACGCCGCGCGGGCGCTCGGCGTCGACCCGTACACCTGGATCCTGGCCGGTGGCGAGGACCACGCGCTGGCCGCGACCTTCCCCCCGACGGTGGCGTTGCCGCCGGAGTGGCGGCCCATCGGCCTGGTGACGGAGGGTGCTCAGGTGACAGTCGACGGCGGCGCGTACGACGGGCCTCGGGGCTGGGACCACTTCCGGTGACGCCTCGTGCCCGCCGTATCCTGGGCACCGTGAGTGAGATCGAGATCCGGGTGGTGCGGTTCGACGCGCCGGTGGCGCAGCAGTTGATCCGGGCCGCGCTTGCCGACCTCGCCACCCGCTACGGGGGCACCGGCGACGACACCCCGGTCGCCGCGACCGAGTTCGAGCCGCCGGACGGGGCGTTCCTCGTCGCCTACCTGGCCGGTGAGCCGGTCGGCTGCGGTGGCTGGCGCAGCCACGGCCCGGACACCGCCGAGCTGAAGCGGATGTACACCGCCCCGGCGGCCCGTGGCCGCGGCGTGGCGCGGACGGTCCTCGCGGCGGTGGAGCGCTCGGCCCGTGAGCAGGGCCGCAAGCGGATGGTCCTGGAGTGCGGGGACAAACAGCCCGAGGCGATCGCCATGTACGCGTCCGCCGGTTATGACCGGATCCCGAATTTCGGCTTCTACAAGGACGCGGAGGGCTGCGTCTCCTTCGGCCGCACGCTCTGAACGGCCGGCGACCACCCGGGCGGGGACACGACAGAGCCGGCGGACCGCAGGGGGCCGCCGGCTGAGCCGAACGAGAAGAGGTGGTGCTGCCGCGTCAGGCGCGGGTGACCTTGCCGGCCTTGATGCACGAGGTGCAGACCTGCAACTTCTTGGTGTTACCGCCACCGGCCGGGGTACGCACCGACTGGATGTTCGGGTTCCAGCGGCGGTTGGTCCGCCGGTGCGAGTGGGACACGTTGTGGCCGAAGCCCGGTCCCTTGCCACAGACGTCGCACACGCTAGCCACGGGATACTCCTGGGATTGAAACGTTCATGAGGTCGCCGGCAGGTGCTGCCCGGGCAACCTGGTCAGGTTACCCGATGACTCGCCGACCCGGCCAACCGGCCCGGTCGGGCGGTCGTGCGCGGCCCGGGCCGGGCCTGCTGGTGGGCCGGTGGGCCGGCCCGGCGGCAACGGTACCGGAGGCGTGGACCCGGGCCGGGAGCACCGTCGGACCGGGCGCGGAGGGACACGCCGGACGAGTCCGACGCGTGTCGGTGCGCAACAGTAGGCTTCTGGCCGTGCTGGACACCCTCGACGCCGCAGCGGTCCGCCGCTGGTGTGCGAGCGGGTTGGCCGCGCTCAAGCGCCACCAGGGCGAGATCGACGAGCTCAACGTCTATCCGGTGCCCGACGGTGACACCGGCACCAACCTGGTGCTCACCCTCACCTCGGCCCAGCAGGCCCTCTCGATGGACCTGGACACCCTCCCGGACAGCGGCTCCACAGCCCACGGCCACGCGCTGCGGCTGATGGCCCAGGGCGCGCTGCTCGGCGCCCGGGGCAACTCCGGGGTCATCCTCTCGCAGATCCTGCGCGGCTTCGCCGACGCCGTCGTCGCCGTGCCGGCGGTGCGCGGGCGGGCGCTTGCCGTCGCGCTGCGGGCCGCGACCGCCGCCGCGTACACGGCTGTCGGCCGTCCCGTCGAGGGCACCCTGCTCACCGTCGTCGCCGCGGCCGCCACCGGGGCCGAGCAGGCGGACAGCGACGACCTGCAGGCAGTGGCCCGCCGCGCGGCGCGGGCGGCGGCCGAGGCCCTGGCGCGTACGCCCGAGCAACTGCCGGCCCTGGCCCGCGCGGGGGTCGTCGACGCGGGTGGCCGAGGGCTCTGCGTCCTGCTCGACGCCCTGGTCGAGGTGCTCACCGGCGAGAGCGCCACCCCGCTCGCGCCACCGCCGCGCACCGCCCGCCCGGCGGCCACCGTCGCGCGGGAGACCGGTTCCGAGGAGTACGCCTACGAGGTGCAGTTCCTGCTCGACGCCTCCGCCGACGCGGTGGTGGTGCTGCGCCGGACACTGGACGCGCTTGGTGACTCGCTCGTCGTCGTCGGCGACGGGCGCGAGCCGGCCGGCACCTGGAACGTGCACGTGCACGTCAACGACGTGGGCGCGGCTGTCGAGGCGGGGGTCGCCGCCGGCCGCCCGTACCGGATCTCGGTGACCCGCTTCGCCGACCAGCCGGAGCCGCCCGCCGGCCCGACCGAGGACGGCCGGGCCGCCGTGGTGGTGGCCACCGGCAGCGGGATCGCCGAGCTGTTTGCTGCGGAGGGCGCGACGGTGGTGCCCGGCAACCCGTCAACTGGTGAGCTGCTGGACGCCGTGCGCGGCACGGGGGCGGCCCGGGTGGTGGTGCTGCCCAACGACCCCAACACCGAGGCGGTCGCGAGCGCGGCGGCCCGCGAGGCGCACCGGCACGGCATCAAGGTGAGCGTGGTGCCGACCCGTTCGCCGGTGCAGGCCCTCGCGGCCCTGGCGGTCCGCGACGGCACCCGTCGCTTCGAGGACGACGTGATCGCGATGGCCGAGGCGGCCGGCGCCTGCCGCTACGCCGAGGTCTGCCACGCCAGCAGGGAGGCGCTGACGGTGGCCGGCCCCTGCCGTCCCGGCGACGTCCTGGCACTTGTCGAGGGGGAGGTGCACCTCATCGGCGCCGACCTCACCGACACCTGCGCCGCAGTGGTCGACCGGATGCTCGGCGGCGGCGGCGAGTTGGTCACCCTGCTGGCCGGGGTGGACGCCCCCGCCGGGCTCACCGATGCCGTCCGCGCGCACGTCGCGCGGCGCTGGCCGTTCGTCGAGGTGCAGGCGTACCCGGGCGGCCAGCCGTTCTATCCGCTCCTGGTGGGGGTCGAATGAGCGAGCCGGCCACTGTGGACACCCAGTTGAAGAAGCTCGTCGGGGACAAGACGGCCAAGGCGTTGGCCGCCCACCTCGACCTGCACACCGCGGGTGACCTGATCTACCACTTCCCGCGCCGCTACGACGAGCGCGGCGAGCACACCGACATCCGGTCGCTGGATGTCGGCGAGCAGGTCACCGTGCTGGCGCAGGTGCAACGCACCGCCGTACGGCCGATGCGTCAGCGCCGGGGCAACCTGCTGGAGGTGACAGTCGGCGACGGCTCCGGCGGCCTGCTGACGCTGACGTTCTTCGGCAACCAGGCGTGGCGCGAACGGGAGCTGAAGCCGGGCCGGTGGGGGCTGTTCGCCGGGAAGGTCACCGAGTTCCGCGGCAAACGCCAGCTCAACGGCCCGGAGTACGTCCTGCTCGGCGAGGGCGGTGAGGGCGAGGCGGCGGTCAGCGACGAGATCGAGGAGTTCGCCGGCGCGCTGATCCCCGTGTACCCGGCGGCGGCGGCCGTACCGACCTGGGTGATCGCCCGCTGCGTGCGGGTCGTGCTGGACACGTTCACCCCGCCGGAGGATCCGTTGCCGGCCACCATGCGGGCCGGCCGGAAACTCGTCGACCTGGGCGCCGCGCTCCGCGAGATCCACAGGCCCTCCACGAAGGAGGACCTCTACCGGGCCCGACACCGGCTCAAGTGGGACGAGGCGTTCGCCGTCCAGCTGACCCTGGTGCAGCGCAAGCACCGGGCCGCCGACTGGCCGGCCCGGCCCCGCCCGCCGCGCGCCAACGGGCTGTTGGACGCCTTCGACGCCCGGCTGCCGTACGAGCTGACCGCCGGTCAGCGCGACGTCGGCCGGGAGATCGCCACCGACCTGGCCGCAGCGCACCCGATGCACCGGCTGTTGCAGGGCGAGGTGGGCTCGGGCAAGACAGTGGTGGCGCTGCGGGCCATGCTCCAGGTCGTCGACGCGGGCGGACAGGCCGCTCTGCTGGCCCCCACCGAGGTGCTGGCCGCCCAGCACCACCGGGGCATGCTCGACCTGCTGGGGCCCCTCGGGCGGGCCGGTGAGCTGGATTCCGCCGAGCACGCCACCCGGGTGGAGCTGGTCACCGGCTCGCTGGGCGCGGCGGCCCGCCGCCGGGCGCTCGGCGAGGTGGCCAGCGGCAACGCCGGCATCGTGCTCGGCACCCACGCCCTGCTCTACGAGGGCGTCGACTTCGCCGACCTGGGTCTCGTGGTGGTCGACGAGCAGCACCGCTTCGGGGTGGAGCAGCGCGACGCGTTGCGGGCAAAGGCCGACCAGCCGCCGCACACACTGGTCATGACGGCCACCCCGATCCCGCGCACGGTGGCGATGACCGTCTACGGCGACCTGGAGGTGTCCACCCTCTCCCAACTGCCCCGGGGCCGGTCGCCGATCGCCTCGCACGTGGTGCCGGCCTCCGAGAAGCCGGCCTTCCTGGACCGGGCCTGGCGTCGGTTGCGCGAGGAGGTGGCC
The DNA window shown above is from Micromonospora lupini and carries:
- a CDS encoding DUF3515 family protein gives rise to the protein MTTSSAALDDDGKREPADGTPEPADGIRESADPGADAPAGRDRTIRGAALLATLIALPITLLVAVLAFAKLAPDTPAAAPSPSASTTRAQSTAPVEMAAPALAERPATVCRALLSQLPQTIRDRAQRPVTAGPEQNAAYGDPALTVACGGTEPTFPATDEVWMVNRVCWHPVEQTDVTVLTTVDRETPVTVRIPRSYEQPLQWASPISSAIVASVPSGGAIPAGCQR
- a CDS encoding Lrp/AsnC ligand binding domain-containing protein encodes the protein MVQAYILIQTEVGRARDVAGLIADIAGVVRVDAVTGPYDVVVLTEANTVDELGKLIVSKVQMVPGITRTLTCSVVRL
- a CDS encoding thiamine-phosphate kinase, translating into MAGIGEFGLIGRVTARLAMGPTTLLGPGDDAAVVAAPDARVVACTDVLVDGRHFRRDWCSAADVGHRAAAANLADIAAMGATPTALLVALCMPADLETSWAEGLADGLAAEAATVGASVVGGDMSASPTLTIAVTALGDLGGRAPVVRSGARPGDVLALAGRIGYAAAGLTVLTRGFRTPRLLVEAYRRPQVAYPAGPQAALLGATSMIDVSDGLLADLGHVAEASGVGIDVRRDAFEVPRQMADAARALGVDPYTWILAGGEDHALAATFPPTVALPPEWRPIGLVTEGAQVTVDGGAYDGPRGWDHFR
- a CDS encoding GNAT family N-acetyltransferase — encoded protein: MSEIEIRVVRFDAPVAQQLIRAALADLATRYGGTGDDTPVAATEFEPPDGAFLVAYLAGEPVGCGGWRSHGPDTAELKRMYTAPAARGRGVARTVLAAVERSAREQGRKRMVLECGDKQPEAIAMYASAGYDRIPNFGFYKDAEGCVSFGRTL
- the rpmB gene encoding 50S ribosomal protein L28, with translation MASVCDVCGKGPGFGHNVSHSHRRTNRRWNPNIQSVRTPAGGGNTKKLQVCTSCIKAGKVTRA
- a CDS encoding DAK2 domain-containing protein, with amino-acid sequence MLDTLDAAAVRRWCASGLAALKRHQGEIDELNVYPVPDGDTGTNLVLTLTSAQQALSMDLDTLPDSGSTAHGHALRLMAQGALLGARGNSGVILSQILRGFADAVVAVPAVRGRALAVALRAATAAAYTAVGRPVEGTLLTVVAAAATGAEQADSDDLQAVARRAARAAAEALARTPEQLPALARAGVVDAGGRGLCVLLDALVEVLTGESATPLAPPPRTARPAATVARETGSEEYAYEVQFLLDASADAVVVLRRTLDALGDSLVVVGDGREPAGTWNVHVHVNDVGAAVEAGVAAGRPYRISVTRFADQPEPPAGPTEDGRAAVVVATGSGIAELFAAEGATVVPGNPSTGELLDAVRGTGAARVVVLPNDPNTEAVASAAAREAHRHGIKVSVVPTRSPVQALAALAVRDGTRRFEDDVIAMAEAAGACRYAEVCHASREALTVAGPCRPGDVLALVEGEVHLIGADLTDTCAAVVDRMLGGGGELVTLLAGVDAPAGLTDAVRAHVARRWPFVEVQAYPGGQPFYPLLVGVE
- the recG gene encoding ATP-dependent DNA helicase RecG, whose protein sequence is MSEPATVDTQLKKLVGDKTAKALAAHLDLHTAGDLIYHFPRRYDERGEHTDIRSLDVGEQVTVLAQVQRTAVRPMRQRRGNLLEVTVGDGSGGLLTLTFFGNQAWRERELKPGRWGLFAGKVTEFRGKRQLNGPEYVLLGEGGEGEAAVSDEIEEFAGALIPVYPAAAAVPTWVIARCVRVVLDTFTPPEDPLPATMRAGRKLVDLGAALREIHRPSTKEDLYRARHRLKWDEAFAVQLTLVQRKHRAADWPARPRPPRANGLLDAFDARLPYELTAGQRDVGREIATDLAAAHPMHRLLQGEVGSGKTVVALRAMLQVVDAGGQAALLAPTEVLAAQHHRGMLDLLGPLGRAGELDSAEHATRVELVTGSLGAAARRRALGEVASGNAGIVLGTHALLYEGVDFADLGLVVVDEQHRFGVEQRDALRAKADQPPHTLVMTATPIPRTVAMTVYGDLEVSTLSQLPRGRSPIASHVVPASEKPAFLDRAWRRLREEVAAGHQAYVVCPRIGEGPASEDEPPPEDDNGRRPPLAVTEVAPLLAEGPLHGLRIGVLHGRLPADEKDAVMRTFAAGDLDVLVATTVIEVGVDVPNATVMIVLDADRFGVSQLHQLRGRVGRGAAAGLCLLVSEAAEGSSARERLDAVASTGDGFKLAELDLEQRREGDVLGATQSGHRSHLRLLSLRRDADLIRDARAEAITLIEDDPELTRNPALAASVAALVDEDRAEYLEKG